The following are encoded together in the Choristoneura fumiferana chromosome 4, NRCan_CFum_1, whole genome shotgun sequence genome:
- the LOC141427072 gene encoding uncharacterized protein, with protein MDTKALTKSMDELAQMFHARMNEFEANLSNADSKDYTLSSVAADFMGFKSFVLKALECLQVQVKSLAGQVDQLEQRSRRKMVLVHGISEADAEDTTVLAVEVFKDRIKCDVSVEDISRSFRAGRSQRGKARPILIAFRDVVVRDRIWYSKTALKGSGITLSEFLTLPRHETFKAARERFGMRDSWTRDGVVMVRGGDGELHRVASVAELDKIAVPAKASGGDAVFPGRQQRPKRAARKENK; from the coding sequence ATGGATACAAAAGCACTCACAAAATCCATGGACGAACTGGCACAGATGTTTCATGCAAGGATGAATGAGTTTGAAGCGAATTTGTCAAATGCTGACTCCAAGGACTACACCCTATCTTCAGTAGCTGCAGACTTCATGGGTTTTAAGTCCTTTGTTTTGAAGGCTCTGGAGTGTCTTCAAGTACAGGTGAAGAGCTTGGCGGGACAAGTGGATCAGCTGGAGCAGAGATCACGACGAAAAATGGTGCTTGTGCATGGTATTTCTGAGGCTGACGCTGAGGACACCACTGTTTTGGCTGTAGAAGTTTTCAAGGACCGCATCAAGTGTGACGTCTCAGTGGAGGACATTAGTCGCAGCTTTCGTGCGGGGCGCTCTCAGCGTGGCAAGGCAAGGCCCATTTTGATAGCTTTTCGAGATGTGGTGGTCCGAGACAGGATCTGGTACTCCAAGACCGCGTTAAAGGGTTCTGGCATCACACTGTCAGAGTTTCTTACGCTACCACGCCATGAGACTTTCAAGGCTGCGCGGGAGCGCTTTGGAATGCGGGATAGCTGGACACGGGACGGTGTTGTGATGGTTCGCGGAGGCGACGGCGAGCTGCATCGTGTTGCGTCGGTAGCTGAACTAGACAAGATTGCTGTTCCCGCTAAGGCTTCCGGGGGTGATGCAGTTTTTCCTGGGCGGCAGCAGCGACCGAAAAGGGCGGCTAGAAaggaaaacaaataa